Genomic window (Thermanaerothrix sp.):
TAACGTCCGCCTTCTTCGGCGGCACCGCCCTTAGGTTCTCCCCTGCCATGAGCTGCGGCGGGGTTATGTCCAACCCCTGGACTTCCACCTTCATGAGGGCCTGTCCGCTGGTCATGTTGGTGAGCTCCCCAAGCACGCTCATGGACATGGGGTCCTCCGGGTTGGCCTCTATCATGCCCCCGGTCATGGCCCTCACGTAGGCGCTGAAACCGGCCAAATCCGCCATCAGCGCCACGGTGCCGTGGACCCCTGGACCCACTATGCCTATCAAAGCCGCCACCCGGCTTCCAGGGGCGTTCACCCCCGGGGCGATCTCACCCTTAAGGAAGACCGCCTCCACCCCCATCATCTGACTCACCGAGACGAAGGCCCCGGCGTACGCGTTTACCAAGGACGTTATGACCTGTGTGGACATGTCCTAGCTCCCCTTGTGTCTTTTTTTAAGATGGCCCTATAGGCCTAGACAATTCTATACCTTTCGGCCCCATAACTCAAACGGCGTTGATAAAACTTCGACGCAGCAACGCCCATGCGGCCAGGTCGTCCACGTCCCTGGGGGGGACCAAAAGCCCCCTGGGCACCAACTTCAAAATACCCTTAGGGGGATGAAGCT
Coding sequences:
- a CDS encoding chemotaxis protein CheX, whose translation is MSTQVITSLVNAYAGAFVSVSQMMGVEAVFLKGEIAPGVNAPGSRVAALIGIVGPGVHGTVALMADLAGFSAYVRAMTGGMIEANPEDPMSMSVLGELTNMTSGQALMKVEVQGLDITPPQLMAGENLRAVPPKKADVKSFTLPFDVGPEKGRVYLVLSFHE